AAAGAACACTTCACCCCATCTCTTGCTAGGGTTTTGAGCTAACCACAGACTAGGTGTTGCACTATTCAATTTATTACCTGAAAAATccacattcattacataagaaaCATTAACAAGAAAAGAACTTTCAAAACAACATAAGTTGTGCGGACTCTTCAATTTTGATTCGAATTCTCTAAAAATACatacttttggagaatccaaCACACAAacgttgacatttttgaagagtccaacCAACAAACATCCCAAGTAGGTAAATCCAAGAACTCACCTTTCATTTGTCCCCACACCTCAATGAGCTTCCTCCTCAGTCAAAAATATGAACTTGGAGAAAACCCAAGATTATTTATAGCTAAAATCACAAACTTAAACTTGCCCAAAACTCATAAGCAAATCCAAATGTGACTAACCTGAAACCCCATTACACAAAACATTCCAAGAATCAATCTTTAGTATTAAAACATTCAAGAAAGATAAAACTAAAGTTGATCcacaaattaaatatgcataaaacaaaaaaaaataaaaaggtggGATTTTTATctactataattataaattaaacccatgacaagaaaagaaaatcaatacCCTTTTCAAATTAAGcatcaaaatatagaaaaagttgaaaaaaaataccTAAATGAGTCCACTTATCTGTGATGATTGATGAAGAAGAGAGTTAGAAGCAGTCAAGCAGAGTGAAGAAAAGGACAATCTACTACAGCTactgagtttttctttttttatcatataatctatagtatttttttagtatttgcCTTGATAAAAATCTGACAAAAACAGCCAgttttttagattaaaaattacaaaagataACTAGTGGATCTGCAGATTCTCAAtagaaaaacatgataattttattcttaaatttatgccttttttattttgattatataatagagatattaaattaaataaaattaaattaatataatacatataaaatatgaattaccattttctatataataatttcatataaatataaaaatttatttatattttaaaatattaatctataaagtcaaattaaaaaatacgtCGCAAAGAGTAGGtggagtatttttatttaatggaTTGCTAGTAAATTAGGATATACATGTGTTAAATATGGCACGCCAGCCACTTTTTCATAATAGAAGGCTAGCAATTGCGAATTatattagaaattttaaaaatatatatattttttattttaatttatgtgatattttttaaatttcaaatataaataaatttaatttttatcataattttttttaaaaatatttttaattgtatattattgtgaattatggtactttttacgtaatttaaaaatgtataaatttcattttcaaaaaatgtgCAAATTTTCGATCGAATTTAAATTGTTTGTCTCTCGAAAAACAAAATGTGTTACGTAAATTGGAGATAGAGGgagtattaattatttctttaaaaaatatttttttaagatgtAACACTATACATCAATTAATATGAATGTTATGACAAAATATTCGTATTAATCGATGTTTCTTAGAGGATGTGAGAAGTTTAATAGGTATGTAATGTGTAAATTTGGTTAACTGGATTCCAATACAAATAACAAACACTAATTGAAACCAAGAAAGGAAATCTATGCGTAAGACATGTATCTAAAACAAATtctaacaattatttttaaaaaaatatttttcaagacgTAAGACTATACGttaatcaatataaatattacgATAAATACCATTTGTTacgttatttttttaaagaacataTAAAGTTTAAATAGACTTTACAATACGCAATTTCAAATTAATCGAATTCTAATTATATTTATCGAAAATCGAatcaaaaatcaagaataaaatctagaatataaagaaaaaatattttctagaacATTGAAATCCATTGACATGAAACAGAATTCTGTTATAACCTCATATTCACCTTTCAACATGAATGAACAAAATTAAGTTTCCCTTAATTCTTGTTATTCCccataattaacaaattaaataattaattaatatcattACATTAATcactttctttaattttttttccattttctcttTGCCTTAAGACTCCTCCACCTTTGCACTTCAATTTCACCACCATTACAAcccttatttgaaataatttggTGGTGATAATTTAAGTGAAGAAAGGTAGAGGGGTGAGTTCATTGTTATTNAATTCCccataattaacaaattaaataattaattaatatcattACATTAATcactttctttaaatttttttccattttctcttTGCCTTAAGACTCCTCCACCTTTGCACTTCAATTTCACCACCATTACAACCCTTCTTTGAAATAATTTGGTGGTGATAATTTAAGTGAAGAAAGGTAGAGGGGTGAGTTCATtgttattcattaaattttcgAATTGTGTGCTACTGACCTTTGAGAATTTCacgattataaaaaaatatatatcgtCCATCATCAATTCTTGTATAGTAAATTTCTCGATTGTTAAAAATTTGGTGAAAAATGTCAGCTATTGTTGAACCAATCTCACCAAGCAAGGCCTTGATCATGGACACAATGATGGATGAAAATAATCAACAAGAGAATATGAAGATGGAGGTAATGACGGTGATATTTGTATCAGCTTATGTGCACCTAAACTAATGTTACGGAATATTTTACTATCATCCACTTATACAAATATCGAGTAGCTCTGTGTATCAAAACTgtttatatcaaaatttagTGTTGATATACCATtatcccttctttttttttcttaattaaggATGTAATTGATATGTAATTACATgtgtaattaattatgtattgtTTGTTTTTACTTTAAAGGATGATGAAAGTTCAATGGAGGAGCAATTTCTTGATAGTAGTGATCATAGCAATTCAGATGaaggtatattttttttgtccaaatttATAACACATTTTTACCCATTGAAACTTAGTTATATCGATTTTTGCGTACAATAATTCACGAATCAAATGTCTTTATCCATCAAAATTTAGacagataataaataaatcatctaacattttttatttcctttggTTTCCCTACACAAAATGTCAtttctttttaatcttatgttattattaacaagattttttgtgtatatgatcttacattataattttttttttgtagttgaaGCAGAGAATGAATTAGAACCAGAAGTACAAGAACCAAAATTATACATAATTTGTCCTGAGAGACCAGAGTTAGTGTTATGTGAGCCATTCTTTTCAACACCTAAAGAATGTCTTTTTACTCTCAAGGAAGCAAGTAGATACAAACTCAAATTTTCATTTACTGTCTCCAACAATGTTGTTTGTGGTCTCAAATACATCAACACTACGTGGAAAACAGGTGTCAGAGGtaaacacaaattaaatattcgAGTTAAATGGTAAAAGACACATCTAAAATATATCGGTTTTTCGAGTTTCATATCGGAACTGCCATAtgtgtgaatttttttatgtgaacGGTAGTGATTCACGTTAGTGATAGTTCAAATACGAAGCTCAAAAAAAGTACTACTTTAGATGTGTTTTTGACTTTTCAAGTGTATTTTGTGTACTCTCTAATTTGCatgtgtttatttttctttgttgttgttgtgttaagTGCTCTATATTGAGTACATTATTAATACAAACGTGTCTGATTCTGATATcatgattaaaagaaaatttaaagagATATATGTGAGTAGCAACATTGTTGagctaaatttatatagtttcactTTGTAATTTTTTGAAACTATAGTTATCTACATTATAAATACATTCTACGTATTTATAATATCgcgtaattttttaaattatttatttattaaaattatttatttttatgacaGTTGATAAGTCTCAAGTGATGTTGGGAACTTTTGAACCTAGAAAAGAACCATATGTATATGAATTAGAAGAAGATGTCACACCTTCTGGTGTCTTTGCAAGGGGTTTATATACTACAAGAACACAGGTATATTTTTAGcagtaattaatattttttcataaacgtctttaaaattgataataatattaaattcgATGATAATTAACTATTacgaataaatattttaatattttttattaatatgtatatttattatcgattttattttattttgatttttcaggTTAtagatgaaaaagaaagatgctATGTGGATATCACATACTACTTTGACATTCAAAGGCAATGGCCTGAAAGCTCCTAAATTTGTAGTTTtcatataatttcattttttttttcaaagaggCTAACCATAATGTAGAGAGTTGAGGATCTTTTTCTTGAAAGTCAATAGAAAAATATTNNNNNNNNNNNNNNNNNNNNNNNNNNNNNNNNNNNNNNNNNNNNNNNNNNNNNNNNNNNNNNNNNNNNNNNNNNNNNNNNNNNNNNNNNNNNNNNNNNNNNNNNNNNNNNNNNNNNNNNNNNNNNNNNNNNNNNNNNNNNNNNNNNNNNNNNNNNNNNNNNNNNNNNNNNNNNNNNNNNNNNNNNNNNNNNNNNNNNNNNNNNNNNNNNNNNGATCGATCAATGTACTTCTTTCTTACTAAAAGAGTGGAGTGGGACTAGTGACAGATTGAACATATAGTAATGCTAGATGGTGTAGTAGATGAAAAAAACTTTATGATTCATCATAAAGCTATTACCTTTCTATAACTCGAGCACATACGTTTCTGTTAAAAAATTTACATTCCCACTATGCTTGGAAAGTACTTGCAGATCAAGCTGTGGCTAATCAATTGAATGTTTCGAAATAATCAATATTTGGGAAGATTGTGAATGTTATCAAGACTATGACTATTTTGTTAGTTAAGATTTCTTAATGATATCATTTGGTGTATTGCCTGATTTTGCACTTTCCATCTTCAActgtttatatatttgtttttggtCCTGCAGTACGTGGAACTGGAAGGGCTATTCCATCCGATACCAGTATTGTGGCAACAGTGGCCCTGCGCTCGTTTTAGTCCATGGTTTTGGAGCAAACAGGTCAACATCAATCACATTTTGCTTATAGGTATTAATTTGCAAAACTACACCACAAATAGAATGTCCCTTCCTCTTTTGGTTCTTGAAGTTTTAATCACATAGTAGATCatagaatttgaattttaacaTGTAGTTTATCTTTGACACGTTTTGTCCGTCTATATACCAATACCAAGAGTCTGTTATGCTATTTTGTTCGAACATACTTGAATGGAAACTATAGAATAATATGGAGAACTTCACGATCAATCTTGTTTTCTTTATTCAGTatagaagatctttcatcaCTTGACCCAATTTGTGCTTGTAAAACTTACATCTTGCTGCCACAGGCTAACAGCGAAACTGGCATAAATGGTAatccctccgtttcaatttgtttgtgtggttttgacttgacacggagtttaaaaaagtaaagaagaatttttgaatcttgtggtcttaaacatgcggTGTGGAAAGTTAGAATTAACAAGTTGTCATAAAAGGAAAGAGGGAGTAAGAATTTCTTTATAGTTGCAAACAAGAAAACATTCACGTGTAGCTTATATTGCTGGCTGTTGATTGTTTTGGTTTCTTCATTTGAATGCAAGTTTCAACTTATTGGTACCGCGCACATAGATTATCTTTGTCACTTTGTCACTATTCGATTGTCTTTGAACCCACATTTGGAATGATCCTTTTCCCACAGTGATCACTGGAGAAAAAATATACCTGTACTTGCACAGTCACATCGGGTGTTCTCTATCGACCTTATTGGTTATGGCTATTCAGACAAACCAAATCCTCGTGAGCTTGGTGTAGAGAACTTTTATTCATTTGAAACATGGGGCAGCCAACTAAACGATTTTTGTAAGGATGTTATCGGAGATAAAGCCTTCTTCATTTGTAATTCCATTGGAGGTGACCTCTTCTCCTTCTGTTTCGTGTTATGAGCTTAAAGTTTATGTACTTATATTTTGGCAATAGATTCATTTCACATACTCATGAAATATTCCAATTgattctcaaaaataaaaaatcatattttcggCACTCGGAGTGAAAACAaaagatttgttttttctttttttttgacaaaagaGTTTGCGCTATGGAAAATGGAAACAACCTCTTGCAGAAATGCAAGATAAGTTTGCCTACAATAGACCCTTGTGGTCCGGCCTTTCCCTGGACCCCACACATAGCGGGAGCTTAGTGCACCGGGCTGCCCTTTTTCTTGCTTTGGTGCCTTCATCTCTTGGAATTTTTTCTCTGGGTCACAGTGGCAAAGCGATTTCACGAGGGCATCATTTCCAATAGTTTTTTTAGGCCTATGTGCTTATTTcatgttctttttatttatgttatgttatgtttataaCCCGTAAAAGAACTTTCTGGCTTCCTCTGCAGGGCTTGTTGGTCTTCAGGCTGCCATTTTGGAACCACAACTCTGTAGAGGCATTCTTCTTTTAAATATATCTCTCCGAATGCTGCATATAACGAAACAGCCTTGGTTTGGTAGACCGCTGATTAAAGCATTTCAGAATTTATTGAGGTgaacttctttattttattatatctaGAAGACTCGAACCTTCTGCTATCTGCAATGGACTCATATTAGGTGTTTTTGCCTCAGAAATACTGAACTCGGgaaattctttttcaaaagtGTTGCTACTCCTAAAGCAGTGAAAAACATTCTGTGTCAGGTAAACAACACGTAGGACCCCGTGTCTGTAAACTTATTTTTGCTGAAGAAATTCAATGCTCAACTGTAAAAAATGTTGTGCCCCAATTGTTATTCTGGACATATAATTGTGGATTGCACATGATTATGCATAAGCTATTGAAAAGTTCACAGAATCTGACCTGTGGCGGAGCTAGGATTTTCACGAGGTTCAAATCATGAAGAAGTAAACACACCAAGAAGCCAAATGAggttcaacatctactatatatacataaaaaataattttaaccatgtataaattgtgtaatTTTTCGTCCAAGGGGCTATGGATGAGCCCCTTGGGCTCTACATAGCTCCGCCCCTGGATCTGACATCCAAAATTAAGTGACTTCCTACTGCTTATAACTTTAATTTCGGCATGGAGAAAATACCAGTAAAAAGACAATGATTTGGTAGACATTTTGAGGGAAAGACATCTAGTAAATCATAAGGATTTTATAGGATTTTGATGGCTTATCTCATATTTAGTTCATCTAGTATGCTGTATGATGATCGACTCCATAGCGACATCTGATAAATCTCTCTGCAGTGCTACTACGACACATCCCAGGTGACGGATGAGTTAGTACAGGCAATCCTTCTTCCAGGGCTTGAACCTGGTGCTGTCGATGTGTTTCTCGAGTTCATTTGCTATTCAGCGGGGCCTCTACCCGAAGAACTACTACCTCAAGTGAAGGTGATTCTCGAATTATTGCCTTTACTTCCCATACAACACTGTCTTATATTTTCTCATTTATGaaacaaaatctttttattttggaaTTCCGCGGCCAAAATCAATGTTCTTCcacaaaatgtgcattttgcaGTGTCCTGTTCTGGTGGCATGGGGTGACAAGGATCCTTGGGAGCCAATCGAACTTGGTAAAGCCTATGGCAACTTTGATACAGTCGAAGATTTTGTCGTTCTCCCTAATGTTGGCCATTGTCCTCAGGTATTTCCTCCCTCTTTTTGTTCATTATCATTGCTTTCGTATTCGAAGgtagattcaaaatttaaatttgacaagTTCAACCAATAAGATTTTTAGTACTATGCATTGAAACTTCAGTGGTTTGTTACATATCTTATCTATACTTCACGTAAAAAATATTGAGTTCAGTTGAACCTATTAGATAATGGCTCCATCGCCTCTGCATACTCAAAGTAGTTTAACATACAAAACAATAACGTTAAGAAAAGACGTTTCTTCAGAGTTTGCATTTCATCTTGGTGAGGTTGTTCGTCTCATCGTTGTGACATTTTGTAGGACGAGGCACCTCATCTTGTGAACCCACTGGTGGAATCATTTGTTGCCCGGCATGCCAACGTATGAGAGCTGAGTCGCGGTGAGCGTGTAGTCTTATTGTTTACATCAGAATACACGTATGGTTTCGCGTCGCTAGTCGAAAAAGACAGAAGAATGTACATgggagaacaagaaagaaaggaaaaaaagtgaAACAGTTTACTCTAATTCATGTGAAGGGACAATTCTTTATACCACCCCTTCTTTGCAGTATTTTAGCTACATAGACGGAAGGGTGGTCAGTTTGAACATGCGTCgttgaaaaattattaagtgtatatatagaaaataatatcaTTTCGTATTAGTGAATATAATTTGGTGAAGtcggacaaacttctcttttctttagccaaaaaaaatattgtactaTGCTTATGCTTTCGTCTCAAACAAGTTGGAATCCATTATACGAAATTCATCATTTAAGCTCATCTCATATTGTCAtcataattaatgaaataaaagtgatagtgatatatgttaaaatattaaatttttgagcCA
This portion of the Solanum pennellii chromosome 12, SPENNV200 genome encodes:
- the LOC107007164 gene encoding pheophytinase, chloroplastic isoform X1, whose translation is MISFGVLPDFALSIFNCLYICFWSCSTWNWKGYSIRYQYCGNSGPALVLVHGFGANSDHWRKNIPVLAQSHRVFSIDLIGYGYSDKPNPRELGVENFYSFETWGSQLNDFCKDVIGDKAFFICNSIGGLVGLQAAILEPQLCRGILLLNISLRMLHITKQPWFGRPLIKAFQNLLRNTELGKFFFKSVATPKAVKNILCQCYYDTSQVTDELVQAILLPGLEPGAVDVFLEFICYSAGPLPEELLPQVKCPVLVAWGDKDPWEPIELGKAYGNFDTVEDFVVLPNVGHCPQDEAPHLVNPLVESFVARHANV
- the LOC107007163 gene encoding rho GDP-dissociation inhibitor 1-like, which translates into the protein MSAIVEPISPSKALIMDTMMDENNQQENMKMEDDESSMEEQFLDSSDHSNSDEVEAENELEPEVQEPKLYIICPERPELVLCEPFFSTPKECLFTLKEASRYKLKFSFTVSNNVVCGLKYINTTWKTGVRVDKSQVMLGTFEPRKEPYVYELEEDVTPSGVFARGLYTTRTQVIDEKERCYVDITYYFDIQRQWPESS
- the LOC107007164 gene encoding pheophytinase, chloroplastic isoform X2, coding for MVLEQTGQHQSHFAYSDHWRKNIPVLAQSHRVFSIDLIGYGYSDKPNPRELGVENFYSFETWGSQLNDFCKDVIGDKAFFICNSIGGLVGLQAAILEPQLCRGILLLNISLRMLHITKQPWFGRPLIKAFQNLLRNTELGKFFFKSVATPKAVKNILCQCYYDTSQVTDELVQAILLPGLEPGAVDVFLEFICYSAGPLPEELLPQVKCPVLVAWGDKDPWEPIELGKAYGNFDTVEDFVVLPNVGHCPQDEAPHLVNPLVESFVARHANV